From the genome of Populus trichocarpa isolate Nisqually-1 chromosome 15, P.trichocarpa_v4.1, whole genome shotgun sequence, one region includes:
- the LOC18105745 gene encoding PLASMODESMATA CALLOSE-BINDING PROTEIN 3, translated as MAVLVLAILMMAMAGRASCTWCVCKEMGTPVLQQTLDYACGAGADCVPIHQNGPCFLPNTVRAHCNYAVNSYFQKKGQAQGACDFKGAAMVSASDPSINGCSYPSSVSAAGTGTTPTPVGTTPTPVGTTPTTPVTTTPTNTTPSTATPSTTTTPYTATPTGVLGGIGTGVGPSGAGINTDITDAGFRLENTGLFSFFITVVVSSLMFWCG; from the exons ATGGCTGTTTTAGTGCTTGCAATACTCATGATGGCCATGGCTGGTCGAGCAA GCTGCACATGGTGCGTTTGCAAGGAAATGGGCACCCCAGTCCTCCAGCAGACTCTAGACTATGCTTGTGGAGCTGGGGCTGACTGTGTTCCTATCCATCAAAATGGTCCTTGTTTCCTACCTAACACTGTCAGAGCTCATTGCAATTATGCTGTCAACAGCTACTTCCAAAAAAAGGGTCAGGCTCAAGGCGCTTGTGATTTCAAAGGCGCTGCTATGGTTTCTGCATCTGATCCTA GCATTAACGGCTGCTCTTACCCTTCCAGTGTCAG CGCTGCGGGCACCGGCACAACTCCAACTCCAGTCGGTACAACTCCAACTCCAGTCGGCACAACTCCAACTACTCCGGTCACCACAACTCCAACTAACACCACACCCTCGACCGCAACCCCATCTACCACCACCACTCCGTACACTGCAACACCTACTGGAGTGCTAGGAGGGATTGGCACTGGTGTAGGTCCATCAGGAGCCGGAATAAACACAGACATCACTGATGCTGGATTCAGACTTGAAAACACTGGCTTGTTCTCATTCTTTATAACCGTTGTGGTGTCCAGCTTGATGTTTTGGTGCGGTTGA